The genomic window AATGGATGAAAATCTGTTTCCCTCTGAAGATACTTATGAAGTATATGTTGAATCGGAAGAGGAGCTGTTAGATGTTGTTGAAAATATTGATAAAAATTTGGTGGACGATGATTTAGATGATGAAACTAAATTGAAAATACAACTAATTCTTGAGGAAATGGGTACAGCTATCTTTGCCCATGCATATAAATCTAAGAAAGATAAATACCTAAATATTAGGATTCTTTATAAAAATACTGAGGATATTATAGTTTATTTCCAAGATAGTGGTGTTCCTTTTGATATTGAAAAGGATTTTCAGAAAAAAGAAGACTTGGGGATTAAAATTATCAAAAACTTTTCAAAGGATATGGAACATAATTATAATTATAATGTTAAACTAAATAACAATAAGATTGTTATTCCTAAAAATTATAATTGGTGAATTTATGGACATAGAAAAACACAAAGACGGAAAAAAATTATATATTAAATTAACCGGCAGATTAGATACAAAAAATTCTCCCAAACTTAAAGAAGTGCTTGAAAACAGTTTAGATGATGTCGAAGAGTTAACTTTTGATTTATCTGAATTAATTTATATTTCAAGTTCAGGGCTTCGAATAATTTTATCTACTCAAAAAACAATGAACAAACAGGGTTCCATGAAAGTAACTAATGTTCAGGATATTGTGATGGAGGTATTTGAATCAACAGGATTTGTAGATATATTGACTATTGAATAGTTATGAGGTTGAATTATGGATTTGGGCGATATTGATATTACTGAATTATCTTTTTCAGAACAATTTTATTTAAATTGTATTTCAAAGGGAAATAATGTTCGTAAATCATTAGAGGTCATGACACAGAATCCCATGAAATATAATACGGCTTTGTTAATGAAAATTATAAATGATAATGAAGATACCGAATATGGGCAAAAATATGATTTTGCAAACATTAAAAGCATTGAAGACTATCAAACAAAGGTTCCTATAACTGATTATGATAGTTATGCAGATTACATTTATAGAATGACTGAAAATGGGGAAAAGAATTTACTAACCTCCTATGAAATAATTCATTATGCAAAATCTTCAGGTACAATGGGAAACCCTAAAAGGATACCTACCACATCTCTTAATCAAGAAATCAATATGAAATATAATTATGATTATCTATTTAATTTGTTTGCTGAAAAAGTTGGTTTGTACTGGATTAAATATCCCTTTTTAAATTTAACTGAACTTTCTATGTCCAAATTGCCTTCTGGTGATACTTATGGTTCTATTTCTGGTAAATTAATGGATGTTTTTGGAAATATGGCCTTTGATGTTACCACATCACCCATTGAAGCTTTAATTCCTTGTATTGGAACTAACATTCGTTATATTCATGCACGTTTTGCATTAGTCAATCCTGATATTTCATTTACAATAACTAGTTTTGTCAGTTTGTTTTTAGAATTTCTACGTTACATTAAAGGCAATTGGAAACTATTAGTCAATGATATTGAAAAGGGGACCATTGATGAATCCATAAAAATGCCTAGTGAAGTTCGTGAAAGTTTGTTTGGAAAAATAGAACCGATGCCGGAAAGAGCAGAAGAACTAAGAAAAATATTTGAAGAAGGTTTTGATGAACCTATTGTTCCTAAAATTTGGCCAAAAATGCTGCTTCTTATAGGATGCGGATCTGGAGGATTTAAAAATTATCTTAAGAAAATTAAAGAGTTCACGAGTCCTGATTTTAATTTTGCATTAGTCGGATTAACTGCGTCTGAAGGTATATTTTCACTTTTTACAGAATTAAACAATCAGAATTCTGTTCTCATACCAGACAGCATGTTTTATGAATTTTTACCGTTGGACGATAATGGTGACTACAGTAAAATAGTGACTATGGACAAGTTAGAAGAAGGAAAAGAATATGAAGTTATCACAACTAATCTGTCAGGATTTTATCGTTACAGGATGAAAGATGTCGTTCGTTGTACTGGAAGATATAATAACACTCCAATGATTGAATTTTTATACAGGTTAGACCAATGTTTATGTTTGGCTGGTGAGAAGGTTAACGGAGAGAACCTAAGAGCAGCAGCATATAAAACAGAAAAAGATTTCGGGTTCGATTTAATAGATTTTTCAGTTTACGCTGATTCTGACTCATCGCCTATGAAATATGTTTATTTAATGGAAGTTGAGGATTTGCCAGAAGGAGTAACAAAAGATATCATTCAGGAAAAATTGAATGAGAATTTCTGTGCAACAGATTCTGTTTTACGTAATAAAATTGAAAAAAGCATAATTGGAAAAACAGAGCTTTATTTCTTGCAACCAGAAACATATTTGCTCTATAAAGAATTGAAAGTTGCTAGAGGAACTTCTCCTGCTCAAGTTAAACCGCCTAGGATATTAATAGATGAACGGGA from uncultured Methanobrevibacter sp. includes these protein-coding regions:
- a CDS encoding STAS domain-containing protein, which encodes MDIEKHKDGKKLYIKLTGRLDTKNSPKLKEVLENSLDDVEELTFDLSELIYISSSGLRIILSTQKTMNKQGSMKVTNVQDIVMEVFESTGFVDILTIE
- a CDS encoding GH3 auxin-responsive promoter family protein gives rise to the protein MDLGDIDITELSFSEQFYLNCISKGNNVRKSLEVMTQNPMKYNTALLMKIINDNEDTEYGQKYDFANIKSIEDYQTKVPITDYDSYADYIYRMTENGEKNLLTSYEIIHYAKSSGTMGNPKRIPTTSLNQEINMKYNYDYLFNLFAEKVGLYWIKYPFLNLTELSMSKLPSGDTYGSISGKLMDVFGNMAFDVTTSPIEALIPCIGTNIRYIHARFALVNPDISFTITSFVSLFLEFLRYIKGNWKLLVNDIEKGTIDESIKMPSEVRESLFGKIEPMPERAEELRKIFEEGFDEPIVPKIWPKMLLLIGCGSGGFKNYLKKIKEFTSPDFNFALVGLTASEGIFSLFTELNNQNSVLIPDSMFYEFLPLDDNGDYSKIVTMDKLEEGKEYEVITTNLSGFYRYRMKDVVRCTGRYNNTPMIEFLYRLDQCLCLAGEKVNGENLRAAAYKTEKDFGFDLIDFSVYADSDSSPMKYVYLMEVEDLPEGVTKDIIQEKLNENFCATDSVLRNKIEKSIIGKTELYFLQPETYLLYKELKVARGTSPAQVKPPRILIDERDVNFFNVLRDDELNQIDDLNMEEIILKSNIENLDLLLLKIDEFIDDKGVSMKSKLKLELIIEELFVNICNYAYEKEGEIKIQYGLLEDPFRIIMNFIDEGVEFNPLDKEGPDLTLDANQRDIGGLGLTIVRKNADEIDYKYENNQNILTVEKIF